The Lactobacillus sp. CBA3605 genome contains a region encoding:
- the nagE gene encoding N-acetylglucosamine-specific PTS transporter subunit IIBC — MKTYFQRMGQSLMLPIATLPAAAILVGLGNYLPKTWLLSRFMINGGDVVLNNLALLFAVGLSVGMSKNKDGSAAIAGVVAYLVPTTMLQPGGTIGLANLLGIKVGAVRSAFSYVNQNVLIGICAGLIAAALYNRLHEVKLPMALSFFSGKRLVPIAAAFVMLFFTAGMYFVWPAVYDAMVLFATSISKLGFVGAALYGFFNRLLIPTGLHHALNSVFWFNVAGINDIGNFWASKGVKGVTGMYEAGFFPVMMFGLPAGAYAIYRNALPERKKETGSLMLAGAFASFFTGVTEPLEFSFMFVAWPLYVLHAIFMGLSLGFAALMHWTASFSFSGGLVDYLLSFRMPLANQPYMLLVQGAVMAAIYYFGFNFAIQKFDLKTPGREPVVAADTTTAVVDSDPNDDKFMKQAKQIYAAIGGRDNISVINNCTTRLRLQLNDTGKVDQPAVKAAGVPGLNVLDVHNIHIVIGTEVQFVAEALQDLFDGKVSATQTQSTDTTTAVAATTTTDTPSGPVTTVLQAPATGALMPISAVSDATFSQKLLGDGYAVEPTTNEVVSPVSGEVTSIFPTKHALGLKTASGLEILLHMGINTVEMNGTPFDLHVAAGDQIAAGTAVATVDLAAIKAAGKATTMMVVITNMDQVTKLTLNTTKTVMAGDIIGAAE, encoded by the coding sequence ATGAAGACATATTTTCAAAGGATGGGGCAATCACTAATGTTGCCGATCGCCACATTACCGGCGGCCGCAATCTTAGTGGGGCTCGGTAACTATTTACCGAAGACTTGGCTATTATCACGGTTCATGATTAATGGTGGCGATGTCGTTTTAAATAACTTAGCACTATTATTTGCCGTTGGTTTGTCAGTCGGCATGTCTAAAAATAAAGATGGCTCTGCGGCAATCGCTGGGGTGGTCGCTTACTTAGTGCCGACAACGATGCTACAGCCAGGTGGTACGATTGGATTAGCGAATTTATTGGGTATCAAAGTCGGGGCCGTGCGTTCGGCTTTTAGTTATGTGAATCAAAATGTGCTGATTGGGATTTGTGCCGGCTTGATTGCGGCCGCGCTCTATAATCGGTTACATGAAGTCAAGTTACCGATGGCGTTATCCTTCTTTAGTGGGAAACGATTAGTGCCAATTGCGGCGGCGTTTGTCATGCTATTTTTCACGGCTGGGATGTACTTTGTTTGGCCAGCCGTTTATGATGCCATGGTTTTATTTGCCACGAGTATTTCGAAGTTAGGCTTTGTCGGGGCCGCATTGTATGGATTCTTCAACCGGTTGTTAATTCCAACTGGCTTGCATCATGCGTTGAATTCGGTGTTTTGGTTTAATGTGGCCGGCATTAACGATATTGGTAATTTCTGGGCTAGCAAAGGGGTTAAAGGCGTTACCGGGATGTATGAAGCTGGTTTCTTCCCAGTGATGATGTTTGGATTACCAGCTGGGGCGTATGCGATTTATCGTAATGCGTTACCAGAACGTAAAAAAGAGACCGGGTCGTTAATGTTGGCTGGGGCGTTTGCTTCCTTCTTTACTGGGGTAACGGAACCGTTGGAATTTTCATTTATGTTTGTGGCTTGGCCATTATACGTATTACATGCTATTTTTATGGGATTATCCTTAGGTTTTGCGGCGTTAATGCATTGGACCGCTAGTTTTTCATTTAGTGGTGGCCTAGTCGATTACTTATTGAGTTTTCGGATGCCACTGGCTAATCAACCATACATGTTATTAGTCCAAGGGGCTGTGATGGCAGCCATTTATTATTTTGGGTTTAATTTTGCAATTCAAAAATTTGATTTAAAGACCCCCGGGCGCGAACCCGTGGTTGCAGCAGATACCACTACGGCGGTTGTCGATAGTGATCCGAATGATGATAAATTTATGAAACAGGCGAAACAAATTTATGCCGCAATTGGTGGGCGTGACAATATTAGTGTGATTAATAATTGTACGACCCGGTTACGGTTACAGTTAAATGATACTGGTAAAGTGGATCAACCGGCAGTTAAAGCCGCTGGCGTCCCAGGCTTAAACGTGTTGGATGTGCACAATATTCATATCGTGATTGGGACAGAAGTGCAGTTCGTTGCCGAAGCCTTACAGGATTTGTTCGATGGTAAAGTGAGTGCCACGCAAACGCAGTCTACTGATACCACAACCGCGGTCGCCGCAACAACAACGACTGATACGCCAAGTGGACCGGTCACGACGGTGTTGCAAGCGCCGGCGACTGGGGCCTTAATGCCAATCAGTGCGGTCTCAGATGCCACCTTCTCACAAAAGCTATTGGGGGATGGCTATGCGGTGGAACCAACGACGAATGAAGTCGTTTCACCAGTTAGTGGCGAAGTGACCAGTATCTTTCCGACCAAGCACGCTTTAGGTCTAAAAACAGCCTCAGGGTTAGAAATTTTGTTACACATGGGGATTAATACCGTTGAAATGAATGGGACGCCATTTGACTTACACGTGGCAGCTGGTGATCAGATTGCAGCCGGAACCGCAGTGGCAACGGTTGATTTGGCTGCTATCAAAGCTGCTGGTAAAGCGACGACGATGATGGTCGTTATCACGAATATGGATCAAGTTACCAAGTTAACTTTAA
- a CDS encoding ketopantoate reductase family protein yields the protein MKYGIIGAGAMGYRYGIMLQQNANVQVDFIETWQPNVEKVRAQGGVQVARDHENRQLVPINIYYPEDYQGHPDVWIIFKKQMQLADELKRDAPLFHDDQYVFSAMNGMGHFEKIAQYFAADHIIGGTAMIATVLNGPGKVDFMGAVGSEAMHMSKYAGPIDATTKAVMADFKAADLNPIWSDNFMGMCLSKVVFNAVTNSLCTMFELQMGQFIEYPGVKDMATQLFNEAYDACERAGIKLIESRQAAVDSVATVSRAYKYHYPSMYQDFANGRPTEVDYINGYIAKLGREHDYVCRVHEFVTHEVHLAEMMRQYKTV from the coding sequence ATGAAGTATGGCATTATTGGCGCTGGCGCCATGGGATATCGGTACGGGATTATGTTACAACAAAACGCAAATGTGCAAGTTGATTTTATTGAGACTTGGCAGCCTAACGTTGAAAAAGTTCGTGCGCAAGGTGGCGTACAGGTCGCTCGTGACCACGAAAATCGGCAGTTAGTGCCCATCAATATTTATTACCCTGAAGACTATCAGGGCCATCCGGATGTTTGGATTATCTTCAAAAAGCAGATGCAACTAGCGGATGAGCTTAAACGCGATGCACCACTGTTTCATGATGATCAGTATGTCTTTTCAGCGATGAATGGGATGGGGCACTTTGAAAAAATTGCACAGTACTTTGCGGCTGATCACATTATCGGCGGTACTGCCATGATTGCGACGGTCTTAAATGGCCCCGGCAAGGTTGATTTCATGGGAGCTGTCGGGAGTGAAGCAATGCATATGAGCAAGTACGCGGGGCCAATTGATGCAACGACCAAAGCGGTGATGGCTGATTTCAAAGCAGCTGACTTGAACCCTATCTGGTCGGATAATTTTATGGGGATGTGTCTTTCAAAAGTAGTTTTTAACGCCGTGACAAATAGCCTATGTACGATGTTCGAACTACAAATGGGGCAGTTCATTGAATATCCAGGCGTCAAGGATATGGCAACGCAACTATTTAATGAAGCTTACGATGCATGTGAACGGGCGGGCATCAAGTTAATTGAGAGCCGGCAAGCAGCCGTCGATTCAGTGGCGACGGTTAGTCGAGCTTATAAATATCACTATCCTTCCATGTATCAAGATTTCGCCAACGGCCGGCCAACCGAAGTCGATTATATTAATGGCTATATTGCAAAATTAGGTCGGGAACATGATTATGTTTGTCGGGTGCATGAGTTTGTGACACATGAAGTTCACTTAGCCGAAATGATGCGCCAATACAAAACCGTTTAA
- a CDS encoding DegV family protein: MKIAVVTDSSANLSAQTAADYKITVVNDPIMFGNHVYHENVDINADQFYRLLKVEKDIPTISQISMSEMQVVFDTLKAAGYDQVLVIGLSSGISGYVNNLKTYAPSVKGMQVNVFDSRTACAGTGNMVKLAAAMALAGYGMTEILTQLTQLRTMTKTVFIVNSMRHLVKNGRIYNNSSLAGTMVLRNKPIITFNDHGKIQLLGKERTLKNAQQAVQEEFDRFVIKTQLPVRLDIISANDTDIVEDWASELRYQFPAVRVKTGEIGPLMGVLTGEHALGMIWSLDWQPLLASLPAPRSVVDQVPTSEN; this comes from the coding sequence ATGAAAATTGCGGTAGTAACCGATAGTTCGGCTAATTTAAGTGCCCAGACGGCCGCCGATTATAAAATCACGGTGGTGAATGATCCGATTATGTTTGGCAACCATGTCTATCATGAAAATGTCGATATTAATGCGGATCAATTTTATCGCTTATTAAAAGTTGAAAAAGATATTCCGACGATTTCACAGATTTCGATGTCTGAAATGCAAGTGGTTTTTGATACGTTAAAAGCCGCTGGCTATGACCAAGTCTTGGTGATCGGGTTGAGCAGTGGTATCAGTGGCTATGTGAATAATCTCAAAACATACGCCCCCTCTGTTAAGGGGATGCAAGTTAATGTTTTTGATTCACGGACGGCCTGTGCTGGCACTGGTAACATGGTTAAGTTGGCGGCGGCCATGGCTTTAGCTGGCTATGGTATGACGGAAATTTTAACGCAATTAACCCAATTACGAACGATGACTAAAACGGTCTTTATTGTGAACAGTATGCGTCATTTAGTGAAGAACGGGCGGATATACAATAATAGTAGCTTGGCCGGGACGATGGTCTTACGTAATAAACCAATTATTACGTTCAATGACCACGGTAAGATTCAATTATTAGGTAAAGAGCGAACCTTGAAAAATGCCCAACAAGCGGTGCAAGAGGAATTCGATCGCTTTGTCATTAAAACGCAATTACCGGTACGGTTGGATATTATTAGCGCCAATGATACGGATATTGTTGAGGATTGGGCGAGTGAGTTGCGTTATCAATTCCCAGCTGTGCGGGTTAAAACTGGTGAAATCGGTCCTTTGATGGGGGTCTTAACGGGCGAACATGCCTTGGGAATGATTTGGTCATTAGACTGGCAACCTTTGTTGGCTAGCTTGCCAGCGCCGCGGTCAGTAGTTGATCAAGTTCCTACGTCTGAAAACTAA